Proteins from a single region of Crassaminicella profunda:
- a CDS encoding GerMN domain-containing protein yields MKVKKVVAISLILCMMISLAGCANPIHMVKGLFEDEEQSASNIVESGDDAQKDEGLRNTVLYYKDDKGFLIPVMRKIPWTQGRGIAKEALRAMIDNPANRKDIEEIGLIPTIPANTEIRGMNICEGLCKVDFSSDFLNYFSKEEETALVKAVTYTLTEFPTIDRVQVMIDGKVPNNLEYGTKTAQALSRDNINYVSAKKSDNKVVVYYEGTTNGLESYFVPVTKGIEKNDQASTNVLDALDALVEGPPEGRGLYSEIPKGTRVVSVDMNESVACINLSEEILEVTDNEAAAQSVAKSFGLTVKEQNPLIAGVKLLVNGKELKLGKENKEDPVVVPTFANQYE; encoded by the coding sequence ATGAAAGTAAAAAAAGTAGTTGCGATAAGTTTAATACTATGCATGATGATCAGTCTTGCTGGATGTGCAAATCCAATTCACATGGTTAAAGGATTATTTGAAGATGAAGAACAATCTGCTTCGAATATTGTTGAGAGTGGTGATGATGCACAAAAGGATGAGGGGTTAAGAAATACGGTGCTTTACTATAAAGATGACAAAGGATTTTTGATTCCTGTCATGAGAAAAATTCCTTGGACACAAGGGAGAGGAATAGCGAAAGAAGCATTAAGAGCAATGATTGACAATCCTGCAAATAGAAAGGATATTGAAGAAATTGGATTAATTCCAACTATTCCAGCAAATACAGAAATAAGAGGAATGAATATTTGTGAAGGACTTTGCAAGGTGGATTTTAGTAGTGATTTTCTAAATTATTTCAGTAAAGAAGAAGAAACAGCACTAGTAAAAGCCGTAACTTATACATTGACTGAATTTCCAACAATTGATCGTGTTCAGGTGATGATTGATGGAAAAGTTCCTAATAATCTTGAATATGGAACAAAAACAGCACAAGCTCTTAGTAGAGATAATATTAATTATGTAAGTGCAAAGAAGAGCGACAATAAAGTAGTTGTATACTATGAAGGAACAACAAATGGATTAGAATCATATTTTGTACCTGTTACAAAGGGGATTGAAAAGAATGATCAAGCAAGTACAAATGTACTAGATGCACTAGATGCTTTGGTTGAAGGACCACCAGAAGGACGAGGCTTATATAGTGAGATTCCAAAAGGGACTCGTGTAGTAAGTGTAGATATGAATGAAAGTGTAGCTTGCATCAATCTTTCTGAAGAAATATTAGAAGTGACAGATAATGAAGCGGCAGCACAAAGCGTAGCAAAATCCTTTGGACTTACTGTAAAAGAGCAGAATCCACTAATTGCTGGAGTGAAACTACTTGTAAATGGAAAGGAATTAAAATTAGGAAAAGAAAATAAGGAAGATCCTGTGGTAGTACCTACATTTGCTAATCAATATGAATAA
- a CDS encoding N-acetylmuramoyl-L-alanine amidase family protein encodes MKRLVSIFLIFTIVLGMSTISFGAKLEQSFINMTDEMTGKTQQVRRVNVMMGGKDVYTDVPPVLYTVNNKSKILVPIRLVEEHLGAKIQWNQEKYEATMIVKDKVITLKIDSNVARVNGKGVNLPDGVPAKLLSYEGNTNTMVPLKFIGEQFGMEVNWIPEIVTATVDYPEQTINGITYENNGPTPQILIKTTGQVDFNTMYLPGSRFGGNDRLIIDIPNTKLNINNPNLTKNGGIINKNVNVDGVIGIRGSIFETNPRNVSRIVIDLSMKKEYQVVFNEELCAIQVKFSKGENSQAEDLNAVKNIGLEKRNNLDAIVIQTEEEPQYNVMDFGNKVVVDVLNAKLAFNQNEIPIAQGSIKRIRTAQFAPDDNYDKNEKIVRVVLDLEEGQSLENIFVDHEGTDILIYTNKEPLDQSYNQKFDYLDYQREDMNGSFLKLTLKELGEYAIDYATITNELIIKVPKNKIELKEEILDIEDNMIKSIRVSGNDDDYYIGVQLKDITDYRIQTTEKFTDRIIIKFENRRIKTSNYSGKLVIIDPGHGGKDPGASNKALNLVEKELTLDTAKRLNDLLKKSGFTTYMTRTDDTTLNLYGRPEVANGLGGAAFVSIHYNYAENKGVSGIEMLYVDDPTRDCKRFAKTIQEEMIKELKVKDRGIKNEPEFVVIRETNMPSVIAEVGFISNQREGMLISTPEYRQKAAQALFNGIKRYFDEE; translated from the coding sequence ATGAAACGTTTAGTATCCATATTTCTTATATTCACTATTGTTTTAGGGATGAGTACGATTTCTTTTGGAGCAAAATTAGAACAAAGCTTCATAAATATGACAGATGAAATGACTGGAAAGACCCAACAAGTAAGAAGAGTAAATGTTATGATGGGCGGAAAAGATGTATATACAGATGTACCACCAGTTCTTTATACAGTGAATAATAAAAGTAAGATTTTAGTACCTATAAGATTAGTAGAGGAGCATTTAGGTGCAAAGATTCAGTGGAATCAAGAAAAATATGAAGCAACAATGATTGTAAAAGATAAGGTTATTACATTAAAAATTGATAGTAATGTGGCCAGGGTGAACGGAAAAGGGGTTAATCTTCCAGATGGGGTTCCTGCAAAGCTATTAAGTTATGAAGGAAATACCAACACTATGGTACCTTTGAAATTTATAGGAGAGCAATTTGGAATGGAAGTAAACTGGATACCAGAGATTGTTACAGCCACAGTAGACTATCCAGAGCAAACTATAAATGGTATTACATATGAAAATAATGGGCCTACCCCTCAAATACTTATTAAAACTACAGGACAAGTAGATTTTAATACCATGTATTTGCCAGGAAGTAGATTCGGAGGAAATGATCGTTTAATTATAGATATTCCAAATACCAAATTGAATATAAATAATCCGAATCTCACAAAAAATGGTGGTATCATCAATAAAAATGTAAATGTGGATGGTGTGATAGGTATTAGAGGTTCTATTTTTGAAACAAACCCTAGAAATGTTAGTAGGATTGTTATTGATTTATCTATGAAAAAAGAGTATCAGGTTGTATTTAATGAAGAACTTTGTGCTATTCAGGTTAAATTTTCAAAGGGTGAAAATTCACAAGCAGAAGATTTAAATGCTGTAAAAAATATAGGTTTAGAAAAAAGAAATAATCTAGATGCAATTGTTATTCAAACAGAAGAAGAGCCTCAATATAATGTGATGGATTTTGGAAATAAAGTAGTGGTAGATGTATTAAATGCTAAATTAGCTTTTAATCAGAATGAAATTCCTATTGCACAAGGAAGCATCAAGAGAATCAGAACAGCACAGTTTGCCCCTGATGACAATTATGATAAGAATGAAAAAATTGTTCGTGTTGTTTTAGATCTTGAAGAAGGACAAAGTCTTGAAAATATATTTGTTGATCATGAAGGAACAGATATTTTGATATATACTAATAAAGAGCCTCTTGATCAATCCTATAATCAAAAGTTTGATTATCTTGATTATCAAAGAGAAGATATGAATGGATCTTTCTTAAAGTTAACATTAAAAGAATTAGGAGAGTATGCTATAGACTATGCTACTATTACCAATGAGCTTATTATAAAAGTACCTAAAAATAAAATTGAACTAAAAGAAGAAATATTAGATATAGAGGATAACATGATCAAAAGCATTCGTGTTAGTGGAAATGATGATGATTACTATATTGGTGTACAATTAAAAGACATAACAGATTATAGAATACAAACTACAGAGAAATTTACAGATAGAATCATCATAAAATTTGAAAATAGAAGAATAAAGACTTCTAACTATAGTGGCAAACTAGTAATCATTGACCCAGGCCATGGTGGGAAAGATCCAGGTGCAAGCAATAAAGCATTAAATTTAGTAGAAAAAGAGCTGACATTAGATACGGCAAAACGACTAAATGACTTATTGAAAAAATCAGGGTTTACAACCTATATGACAAGAACAGATGATACAACCCTTAATTTATACGGAAGACCAGAGGTAGCAAATGGATTAGGTGGAGCAGCATTTGTAAGTATACATTATAACTATGCTGAAAACAAAGGTGTATCAGGTATTGAAATGCTTTACGTAGATGATCCAACAAGGGATTGTAAGAGGTTTGCAAAGACTATACAAGAAGAAATGATAAAAGAATTGAAAGTCAAAGATAGAGGTATTAAAAATGAGCCGGAATTTGTTGTTATAAGAGAAACAAATATGCCTTCTGTCATTGCAGAAGTTGGATTCATTTCAAATCAAAGAGAAGGAATGTTGATCAGTACACCAGAATATAGACAAAAAGCTGCCCAAGCCTTATTTAATGGAATAAAAAGATATTTTGATGAGGAGTAG
- a CDS encoding N-acetylmuramoyl-L-alanine amidase, protein MKRLLSVLLVLTMILGMSITAFGAKLERTVVEITDGMNQKTEEVYGVNLLMGGQDIYTDVPSLLYTIKGKSRTLVPVRFVVENLGAKIEWNQQNKEATIKTEEKTIVLKIDSAKATVNGKEYVLPNGVPAKLLGYQGKYRTMVPLRFVAEQLGMDVNWIQETTTATVDLPKQSITGIAVEKHKDIPRVTIKTTGDVEVSPIYLPGSKFGGTDRLILDIPNANLNINDSDFMKEGNEIKKKVYDMGVMTIRASLFEKSPREVTRIVIDLALPRGYDVTFDKENNEIKVDFLNTVKNIKMEKRNNADAVIIHTDEIPAYNVIDLGDRVVVDVINAKLKFNKNEMLVSKNGIKKIRIAEFKPDDNYDKDDKIVRVVLDLEKGQSFENVYVEDEGMDILVYVNSKPLQGFNYKKEAVNKSILNLSLEERDTYNEEYNDSKKELRLKIPKNQIGLTDTTLNIDDSMIKSIDIDDADNKYYDITIKLKEGTSYTIKTEDSKKYNIQVEFKNTKIANSKYSGKMVVIDAGHGGKDPGACDNGLQEKYLALDTAQRLNKLLEEAGFNTYMTRDDDTYVGLYKRAEIANGLHADVFVSVHYNWHPKKGITGVEVLYNGNDPYRDNKTFAKIVKNEMVKELKAVDRGVVHRPKLVVIRETKMPAILAEMGFMSNTTEASKAATENYRQKAAQSLFNGVTRYFDEVLLK, encoded by the coding sequence ATGAAGCGATTGTTGTCAGTATTACTGGTGCTCACCATGATTTTAGGAATGAGTATTACTGCTTTTGGTGCCAAGTTAGAAAGAACCGTTGTAGAGATTACAGATGGAATGAATCAAAAAACAGAGGAAGTATATGGTGTAAACCTCTTGATGGGCGGACAAGATATTTATACAGATGTTCCATCCCTTCTTTACACAATTAAAGGGAAAAGTCGTACGTTGGTTCCTGTTCGATTTGTTGTTGAAAATTTAGGTGCCAAAATTGAATGGAATCAACAAAATAAAGAAGCTACCATTAAAACAGAAGAAAAGACCATTGTACTAAAAATTGATAGTGCTAAAGCTACGGTTAATGGAAAAGAGTATGTACTTCCTAATGGTGTTCCTGCAAAATTATTAGGATATCAAGGGAAATATCGAACCATGGTACCCTTACGATTTGTAGCAGAGCAGCTTGGAATGGATGTAAATTGGATACAAGAAACGACTACAGCAACAGTAGATTTACCAAAGCAATCTATTACAGGAATTGCGGTTGAAAAGCATAAAGATATTCCTCGGGTAACCATTAAAACCACAGGAGATGTAGAGGTATCCCCTATTTATTTACCAGGAAGCAAATTTGGAGGAACAGATCGTTTAATTTTAGATATTCCCAATGCAAACCTGAATATAAATGACTCGGATTTCATGAAAGAAGGAAATGAGATTAAGAAAAAAGTATATGATATGGGTGTTATGACTATTAGAGCTTCTTTATTTGAAAAGAGCCCTAGGGAAGTAACGAGGATTGTTATTGATTTAGCTTTACCAAGAGGATATGATGTTACTTTTGATAAAGAAAATAATGAAATAAAGGTAGATTTTTTAAATACGGTAAAAAATATAAAGATGGAAAAAAGGAATAATGCAGATGCAGTAATTATCCATACAGATGAGATTCCAGCATATAATGTAATTGACTTAGGGGATCGAGTAGTTGTAGATGTTATAAATGCAAAATTGAAGTTTAATAAAAATGAAATGCTGGTTTCAAAAAATGGTATCAAAAAAATAAGAATAGCGGAGTTTAAGCCTGATGATAACTATGATAAAGATGATAAAATTGTCCGGGTGGTATTAGACCTTGAAAAGGGACAAAGTTTTGAAAATGTATATGTTGAAGATGAAGGGATGGATATATTGGTTTATGTGAATAGTAAACCCCTTCAAGGATTTAACTATAAGAAAGAAGCTGTAAATAAATCCATCTTGAATCTGTCTTTAGAAGAAAGAGATACGTATAATGAAGAATATAACGATTCTAAAAAGGAATTAAGATTAAAAATTCCAAAGAATCAAATAGGCCTTACAGACACGACTCTAAATATTGATGATAGTATGATAAAATCAATAGATATTGATGATGCAGATAATAAATATTATGATATAACCATAAAGCTTAAAGAAGGAACATCCTATACAATCAAAACAGAAGATAGTAAAAAATACAATATTCAAGTGGAATTTAAGAATACTAAAATAGCAAATTCAAAATATAGTGGAAAAATGGTTGTTATTGATGCAGGTCATGGGGGAAAAGATCCTGGTGCTTGTGATAACGGATTACAAGAAAAATATTTAGCATTAGATACAGCACAAAGATTGAATAAGCTGTTAGAAGAAGCAGGATTTAATACTTACATGACAAGAGACGATGATACTTATGTAGGATTATACAAAAGAGCAGAAATAGCCAATGGACTCCATGCAGATGTATTTGTAAGTGTTCACTACAATTGGCATCCTAAAAAAGGAATAACAGGGGTAGAAGTACTTTACAATGGCAACGACCCATATAGAGATAATAAAACCTTTGCTAAGATCGTAAAGAATGAAATGGTAAAGGAATTAAAGGCTGTAGATAGAGGAGTAGTTCATAGACCTAAATTAGTAGTTATAAGAGAAACCAAGATGCCTGCAATACTTGCAGAAATGGGATTCATGTCTAATACTACAGAAGCGTCAAAAGCTGCAACTGAAAACTATAGGCAAAAAGCAGCACAATCATTATTTAATGGTGTGACAAGATATTTTGATGAAGTATTACTAAAATAA
- a CDS encoding hydroxymyristoyl-ACP dehydratase, translating to MININCSLPCFFENDGKCTLTHVISLSSTPHPKCIYFTPKDSSPSKHPSLDTMYNKTED from the coding sequence ATGATTAACATAAACTGCTCTCTACCTTGTTTTTTTGAAAATGACGGTAAATGCACGTTGACCCATGTCATCTCTTTATCTTCAACGCCTCATCCTAAATGCATATATTTTACACCTAAGGATTCTTCTCCTAGCAAACATCCATCACTAGATACTATGTATAACAAAACCGAAGATTAA